In Bacteroidales bacterium, a single window of DNA contains:
- a CDS encoding fibronectin type III domain-containing protein, which produces MKIRLLYFSLCYIFFISQLFSQVSINTSGNNPNSSSMLDVSSTQHGMLIPRMTTSQRNAIKTPASGLIIYNTDNNMLNIYTNNGWYVLESISVGSSTGTLSLGGGVAINEDGSSPSNSAILDVKSTTRGVLLPRTTTGSISTPAQGLIIYNTSTNKLNYYNGSSWISPCQSFITNTTGTGSLSQIGLSISETLSLPDQSAILEIKSSNKGLLIPRLSEAQRNALSPVRGLLLYNTTSNKINYWNGSMWYEVLTAPPTIGAISGNTNVCAGTTQNYSISPVSGATSYTWTVPSGWTINSGQGTTSINVTVGTSSGSVSVFASNGCGNSTTQTLAITVNTIPNAPVAQAASNVADYSFTANWSSVSNATTYYLDVSTDDFSTFVAGYNNLNVGNVTSYNVTGLECWTVYFYRVRAGNACGISDNSNEKDIKTTSCK; this is translated from the coding sequence ATGAAAATTAGATTATTATATTTTTCATTGTGTTATATTTTTTTTATTTCACAATTGTTTTCACAAGTTTCAATAAATACTTCAGGAAATAATCCTAATTCTTCATCAATGCTCGATGTAAGTAGTACTCAGCATGGAATGTTAATACCACGTATGACTACTAGCCAAAGGAATGCAATAAAAACACCTGCTTCTGGTTTAATTATCTACAATACTGATAATAATATGTTGAACATATACACAAATAATGGATGGTATGTTTTAGAAAGTATTTCAGTAGGAAGTTCAACAGGAACACTCTCATTGGGTGGTGGAGTAGCTATTAATGAAGATGGTTCTAGTCCAAGTAATTCTGCAATCTTAGATGTTAAATCAACAACAAGAGGAGTTTTATTACCAAGAACAACTACTGGTTCAATTTCAACTCCTGCGCAGGGTTTAATAATATATAATACTTCAACCAATAAATTAAATTATTATAATGGCTCTTCTTGGATTAGTCCATGTCAAAGTTTTATTACTAATACAACTGGAACAGGGTCATTATCACAAATAGGACTTTCTATAAGTGAAACATTATCATTGCCCGATCAAAGTGCTATCTTAGAAATTAAATCATCGAATAAGGGTTTATTAATACCTAGATTATCTGAGGCACAAAGAAACGCATTATCACCCGTTCGGGGACTATTGTTGTATAATACGACATCAAATAAAATAAACTATTGGAATGGTTCTATGTGGTACGAAGTTTTAACTGCTCCACCTACAATTGGCGCTATAAGTGGAAATACTAATGTGTGTGCTGGTACAACGCAAAACTATAGTATATCACCAGTATCAGGTGCAACAAGCTATACGTGGACAGTCCCCTCAGGATGGACAATCAATAGTGGGCAAGGGACGACGTCTATTAATGTAACTGTTGGAACCTCGTCAGGGAGTGTGAGTGTTTTTGCAAGTAATGGATGTGGAAATAGTACAACACAAACATTAGCAATTACTGTAAATACTATTCCTAATGCACCTGTTGCTCAAGCCGCTTCAAATGTAGCAGATTATTCATTTACTGCAAATTGGTCTTCAGTATCTAACGCAACTACCTATTATTTAGATGTTAGCACAGATGATTTTAGTACTTTTGTCGCTGGATACAACAATTTAAATGTTGGGAATGTTACATCATATAATGTAACAGGATTAGAATGCTGGACAGTATATTTTTATAGAGTTAGAGCAGGAAATGCCTGTGGAATTAGTGATAATAGTAATGAAAAAGATATTAAAACAACTTCTTGCAAATAG
- a CDS encoding CehA/McbA family metallohydrolase, whose product MKTKLFFVLIFTTFQLLVNGQGRYYKAQMHCHTTNSDGGYSPVDLVNKYKDKGYEIMFITDHNFLTDSVYVPGVLCIPSEEITFKRHMNGFFLSKNIMPDENFTCQQAIDSVIAQGGLIQLNHYFPGPFTDDNWEVGAPEIISFQNGPHMLEIWNTGTETVQTHDDKSIWDAVLTAGKVVWGSATDDFHPSVSEALEFNKGWNMIWLDTLTKEAVYNALLNGKFYASTGVEITEYQVNDYGTYKSINISSSNANKIKFWGPGHQVLQEVNGSSASFILQSHSYVRIELINEGILGMSNTYAWTQPVFLNNPLHMADNKNDIPYIQLYPNPNYGMATIDIKSRQAGNLKLDILTLEGKFITNVANEYIDKNNYQFLFDISPMPSGFYLLKVEFNDVSKTLIFEKI is encoded by the coding sequence ATGAAGACAAAATTATTTTTCGTTTTAATTTTTACAACCTTTCAATTATTAGTTAATGGACAAGGGCGATATTACAAAGCCCAAATGCACTGCCATACAACAAACAGTGATGGTGGATATAGTCCGGTTGACTTGGTAAATAAATATAAAGATAAGGGATACGAAATAATGTTCATTACCGATCATAATTTCTTAACCGATAGCGTATATGTGCCTGGTGTATTATGTATTCCAAGCGAAGAGATAACATTTAAACGACACATGAACGGATTTTTCTTATCGAAAAATATTATGCCCGACGAAAATTTTACCTGCCAACAAGCCATCGATTCGGTTATTGCTCAAGGCGGGCTTATTCAGCTAAACCATTATTTCCCAGGTCCATTTACCGACGATAATTGGGAAGTAGGTGCTCCAGAAATTATCTCTTTTCAAAACGGACCCCATATGCTCGAAATTTGGAATACCGGCACCGAAACCGTTCAAACACACGACGATAAAAGCATTTGGGACGCCGTACTTACAGCCGGTAAAGTGGTATGGGGAAGTGCTACCGACGATTTTCATCCATCCGTTAGTGAAGCCTTAGAGTTTAACAAGGGATGGAATATGATATGGTTAGATACACTTACCAAAGAAGCGGTATATAATGCTTTACTCAATGGAAAATTCTATGCTTCTACTGGGGTAGAAATTACAGAATACCAAGTTAACGACTATGGAACCTACAAAAGTATTAACATTTCATCGTCGAATGCTAACAAAATTAAATTTTGGGGTCCAGGTCATCAGGTTTTACAAGAAGTTAACGGATCATCGGCATCGTTTATTTTACAAAGCCACTCATATGTAAGAATTGAGCTTATTAACGAAGGCATATTGGGCATGAGCAATACGTATGCATGGACACAACCCGTATTTCTTAATAATCCGTTGCATATGGCAGACAATAAAAACGATATTCCGTACATTCAACTCTATCCTAACCCCAACTACGGCATGGCAACCATCGACATTAAATCGCGGCAGGCTGGAAATCTAAAACTCGATATATTAACACTCGAAGGAAAATTTATTACAAACGTAGCTAACGAATACATCGACAAAAATAATTATCAATTTTTATTCGATATTAGCCCCATGCCAAGCGGTTTTTATTTATTAAAAGTTGAATTTAATGATGTATCGAAAACATTGATTTTCGAAAAAATTTAG
- a CDS encoding PorP/SprF family type IX secretion system membrane protein, whose product MNKIFLAITLLAALNVNGQNIMPNRFYTNNYSIINPSCIYLYEYTSIHLFTHQQWINVKNHPYTQGIVANGTNQQAGWGVSLLNNRWGNMNNFSLRLNYAYRAKLNDELNFAAGLGLSINQFSLNQTNYTPTDVNDPALSYSKESSIVPNFNTGVVLYNSVAHIGLSVLNVLQNNYKLTLNDDEQNKISRYFTLHGTYRIKVSDNIEIQPSILFSKNSYQKVYIDFSTTAIYDEKYSLGISYASYKEFGISAGIIYQPFSFSYSYGFNSFLKMYVPSSYHEISLGYRFKAPSSQKLL is encoded by the coding sequence ATGAACAAGATATTTTTAGCCATAACCTTATTGGCAGCATTAAATGTAAACGGTCAAAATATTATGCCCAACCGTTTCTATACAAACAATTATTCTATTATAAACCCATCGTGCATTTATCTTTACGAATATACTTCTATACATTTATTTACGCATCAGCAATGGATAAATGTAAAAAATCACCCTTATACTCAAGGAATTGTTGCTAACGGAACCAATCAACAAGCCGGCTGGGGAGTCAGTTTGTTGAATAACCGTTGGGGGAATATGAATAATTTTTCGTTACGTTTAAATTATGCATATCGTGCTAAATTAAACGATGAGCTTAACTTTGCTGCCGGATTAGGCCTCAGCATCAATCAATTTTCATTAAACCAAACCAATTATACACCTACCGATGTTAACGACCCTGCATTGTCGTATTCTAAAGAAAGTTCAATTGTTCCTAATTTTAATACCGGTGTAGTTTTATATAATAGCGTTGCTCATATTGGATTAAGTGTTTTAAATGTACTGCAAAATAATTACAAACTTACTTTAAACGACGATGAACAAAATAAAATATCGCGATACTTTACTTTACATGGCACATACAGAATTAAAGTTTCGGACAATATAGAGATTCAACCTTCAATTTTATTTTCAAAAAACTCATATCAAAAAGTATATATCGATTTTAGTACAACCGCCATATACGACGAAAAATATTCTTTAGGCATATCGTATGCATCATATAAAGAATTTGGCATTTCAGCCGGAATCATTTATCAACCGTTTTCTTTTTCATACAGTTATGGTTTTAATAGCTTTTTAAAAATGTATGTTCCTAGTTCTTATCACGAAATATCATTAGGTTATCGTTTTAAAGCACCTTCATCGCAAAAATTACTTTAA
- a CDS encoding endonuclease/exonuclease/phosphatase family protein, with amino-acid sequence MTLFKSSLRLLAVIVVLFIAYFIGVILLNTLNDYKPQNRYTRITDNDVMEKDTLHLLSWNIGYAGMGKEMDFFYDGGTMVRPSYDYYKQCFDSILHFLASMDQKNDIYLLQEVDFDSKRSYYINQKQQIAQVLQSKQYADSLINYQVSFVAFPLHNPMGKVSAGLVTFSKTKPVWSLKVYLGETYSWPKQVFFLDRGILIHAFKTRKGKYLFVVNVHLSAFDDAVEARSKELSMLQTLVSAILKNNHYLMVAGDWNINPPQFHFSNKVKFKYFYTEPNTYEFKNATFYSDTLVPTNRKANMPYIKHKTPVTTLDYILCSNNLDIINYKVIDLDFKFSDHNPIAFSVVLK; translated from the coding sequence ATGACACTTTTTAAATCTTCGTTACGATTATTAGCTGTAATTGTTGTTTTGTTTATTGCTTATTTTATTGGGGTAATATTGCTTAATACGCTTAACGATTACAAGCCCCAAAATCGTTATACCCGAATAACTGACAACGATGTTATGGAGAAAGATACGTTACATTTGCTTTCGTGGAACATTGGTTATGCCGGTATGGGCAAAGAAATGGATTTTTTTTACGATGGTGGTACTATGGTGCGTCCTTCGTATGATTATTACAAACAATGTTTCGATTCTATTTTACATTTTTTAGCTTCTATGGACCAGAAAAATGATATATACCTATTACAGGAAGTTGATTTCGATTCCAAACGTTCTTATTACATAAATCAAAAACAACAGATTGCCCAAGTTCTTCAAAGTAAACAATATGCCGATTCGCTCATCAATTATCAGGTTTCGTTTGTTGCTTTTCCGTTGCATAATCCTATGGGAAAAGTATCGGCCGGTTTGGTAACTTTTTCAAAAACAAAACCAGTATGGTCCTTGAAGGTGTATTTGGGCGAAACCTATTCATGGCCTAAACAAGTATTTTTTCTCGATCGCGGTATATTGATTCATGCTTTTAAAACCCGAAAAGGGAAATACTTGTTTGTTGTAAACGTTCATCTATCGGCATTTGACGATGCCGTCGAAGCAAGGTCAAAGGAGTTAAGCATGTTGCAAACACTTGTCTCCGCTATTCTAAAAAATAATCATTACTTAATGGTTGCCGGCGATTGGAACATCAATCCACCTCAATTTCACTTCTCTAATAAGGTTAAATTTAAATACTTTTATACCGAACCCAATACTTATGAATTTAAAAATGCAACTTTTTATTCTGATACCTTAGTGCCAACTAATAGAAAAGCCAATATGCCTTATATTAAACACAAAACACCTGTTACAACGTTAGATTATATTTTATGTTCAAATAATTTAGATATCATAAACTATAAAGTAATTGATTTAGATTTTAAGTTTTCTGACCATAATCCTATTGCCTTTTCGGTAGTGCTTAAGTAG
- a CDS encoding gliding motility-associated C-terminal domain-containing protein: MKNILSLLLSFILIDVVYAQTHFTIQQSTGCNTLQLNIQNNHPSNNFSPNPFLTTGFSYQWNFGNGQTSTLENPTANYSQPGTYTIHYDCTIDTVGFYLTGILVTQVNCNDPFGGAQDPYIIIKDVNDNTVFTTESNYINDQNPPYSWGFNIQLNNPPYFLWVWDYDSMDGNDNCVDDSENQPGVATVITLPANNSSTFGNTTLHYVNGGLIFDAYFYKPVTTYHDSATVTVYQSPNAPIISPNNLSYCLGEQAQNITATGNTNSIIRWYTDSLLTNVFAVGNSISPNTSQEGVFSYYVVQTDNITGCESNPSIAQYSVSRLASPIIQQNNITVCTGQVLQPIVAQGTYPLFWYADQNLTTLVNQGDTLYLQEQLPGTYQYYIVQKDTTRGCISTPTILTVNYIQGIEIQSTVNHVSCFGGNNGSIEVTITQGTAPFTHFWLHGPTELNLQNLEANEYVLTVMDQNQCLRMFSIFVNQPDSIHVEASITNVSCYGNADGAIELNVTGGTLPYNYQWNNGSTNHSINQLQANTYTITITDQHQCTKLQTYNIQQPDSLVTLAIINKETCNGKNDGSIVLRTWGGTPPYSLLWSNQKTDTLISNLHLGQYQVTITDNHNCSKVENIQLESIYDFCLDIPNVFTPNADGINDTWEIKFIEMYNNPTVIVFDNSGKKLYENTGVYEPWDGTLNGKKLPMGSYFYIIDLKLSDKEPFSGTLDIIY, translated from the coding sequence ATGAAAAACATTTTATCTTTATTATTAAGTTTTATTTTGATAGATGTTGTTTATGCTCAAACGCATTTCACTATTCAACAAAGTACTGGCTGCAATACCCTCCAATTGAATATTCAGAACAATCATCCTTCAAATAATTTTTCGCCTAATCCGTTTTTAACCACCGGATTTAGTTATCAATGGAATTTTGGCAACGGACAAACGTCAACTCTTGAAAACCCGACTGCAAATTATTCTCAACCTGGCACCTATACGATACACTACGATTGTACCATCGACACAGTAGGTTTTTATCTTACAGGCATACTTGTTACGCAAGTAAACTGCAACGATCCCTTCGGTGGAGCACAAGATCCATATATTATTATCAAAGATGTTAACGATAATACCGTTTTTACAACAGAAAGCAATTACATAAACGATCAAAACCCACCTTATTCATGGGGATTTAATATTCAACTCAATAACCCACCCTATTTTCTTTGGGTTTGGGACTACGATTCAATGGATGGCAATGATAATTGTGTAGATGACTCCGAAAACCAGCCAGGTGTGGCTACCGTAATAACCTTACCCGCCAATAACAGCAGTACTTTTGGTAATACTACACTTCACTATGTAAACGGAGGACTTATTTTTGATGCATATTTTTATAAACCGGTTACAACCTATCACGATAGTGCCACCGTTACGGTTTACCAGTCGCCCAATGCTCCTATTATTAGTCCCAATAATTTGAGCTATTGTTTAGGCGAACAAGCTCAAAATATAACAGCTACTGGCAATACAAATTCAATCATTCGCTGGTACACCGATAGTCTTTTAACCAATGTTTTTGCAGTAGGAAACAGCATTTCGCCCAATACCTCGCAAGAAGGTGTTTTTAGCTATTATGTTGTTCAAACCGACAATATTACCGGCTGTGAAAGCAATCCATCAATAGCACAATATTCGGTATCGCGTTTAGCTTCTCCTATTATTCAGCAAAACAATATTACGGTATGTACCGGGCAAGTTTTACAACCCATTGTCGCTCAAGGTACATATCCCCTATTTTGGTATGCTGATCAAAACTTAACAACTCTTGTTAATCAAGGCGATACATTATACCTACAAGAGCAACTACCAGGGACCTATCAGTATTATATTGTACAAAAAGATACAACTCGTGGATGCATAAGCACACCAACCATTTTAACTGTTAATTACATACAAGGCATAGAAATTCAGTCAACGGTTAACCATGTAAGTTGTTTTGGTGGTAACAATGGTTCCATTGAAGTAACCATTACACAGGGTACTGCACCTTTTACTCATTTTTGGTTGCATGGACCTACAGAATTAAACTTACAAAACCTCGAAGCCAATGAATATGTCTTAACCGTCATGGATCAAAATCAATGTTTACGAATGTTTTCTATTTTTGTAAACCAACCCGATTCTATTCATGTGGAAGCAAGCATAACCAATGTTTCATGTTATGGTAATGCCGATGGTGCTATTGAATTAAACGTTACAGGTGGAACTTTGCCTTATAATTATCAGTGGAATAATGGTTCTACCAATCATTCTATAAATCAGCTTCAAGCAAATACTTACACTATAACTATTACAGACCAACATCAATGCACCAAACTACAAACATATAATATACAACAGCCCGACTCATTGGTTACATTAGCCATTATAAATAAAGAGACCTGCAATGGCAAAAATGATGGTTCTATTGTATTGCGTACATGGGGCGGAACACCACCTTATAGTTTACTTTGGTCGAACCAAAAAACCGATACCTTAATAAGTAATTTGCACTTAGGACAATATCAAGTTACTATTACAGATAATCATAATTGCAGCAAAGTTGAAAACATACAATTAGAATCTATCTATGATTTTTGCCTCGATATTCCCAATGTTTTCACTCCCAATGCGGATGGTATAAACGACACGTGGGAAATAAAATTTATTGAAATGTATAACAACCCAACGGTTATTGTTTTTGATAACAGTGGAAAAAAACTTTACGAAAATACAGGTGTTTATGAACCATGGGATGGAACTCTCAATGGCAAAAAATTACCTATGGGCTCCTATTTTTATATCATCGATTTAAAACTAAGCGATAAAGAACCTTTTAGCGGAACCTTAGATATTATTTATTAA
- a CDS encoding TonB-dependent receptor, translated as MSKIVILFTLISTLVSAQDTIKLKEVVVSATRYEKSLNQTSDYIKLISKRDIEKLTLVSPGELLNNTAGINAENGTGKGYPKRSTINMNGFPANYNLSMLNGVKILTEHIHTGQNIDYIPIEMIDRIEIIEGAASAQYGSDAMGGVINIITKKPSDKPNGQITTWGGNNDNYLVSNYINTKVNKFGISSCMGWEKSNGIDITKPTNRKNFMGYSRQYILNNLMYNLSNTFTIHSMLNIFNNRMEWNDGVDKYAHLYMPSIGYSLRLKKLDQKFNVNYSHWEAQLSSELNQLIQPELNNKLIINDQHALFFGGDFRYIIFQREKVTKNHQQMVGAYITSDSKYGKAWYSTLSVRMDYPEEYKAVFSPKWSLMYRPDSSFFAIKTSIGRGFRYPTVQDKYELAFGHSGSALRFGNPDLKPEYSTTLTLAGEFIPIKYLSIQGKYYYNMIQDMIIPVLQGKWDVDTTKYVWMRQNIQNTVIHGYEISGIFTFNNVSFQLGYSNSIYSFNQNIRQLAYIPGSSLNSKITFEQKINDHLVVNINFLYKQVWGRKAWNWKPAAGSSFDDASGLLTELKDYQLLSGGVRLKYKQTVGIFLNVDNMLKQELELLDDALMIIEPKIYYKAGLNFYF; from the coding sequence ATGTCTAAAATAGTTATTTTATTTACTCTAATATCGACCTTGGTTTCTGCTCAGGATACGATTAAATTGAAAGAAGTTGTAGTTAGTGCTACACGCTATGAAAAAAGCTTAAATCAAACTTCTGATTACATTAAGTTAATATCTAAAAGAGATATAGAAAAATTAACTTTGGTATCGCCCGGTGAGCTTTTAAATAATACAGCTGGTATCAATGCAGAAAATGGAACGGGTAAGGGTTATCCTAAACGTAGTACCATTAATATGAATGGATTTCCGGCAAACTATAATCTAAGTATGCTCAATGGTGTTAAAATATTAACAGAACATATCCATACTGGTCAAAACATTGATTACATACCCATAGAAATGATAGATAGAATAGAGATTATCGAAGGTGCTGCTTCTGCTCAATATGGCTCCGACGCTATGGGAGGAGTTATTAATATCATAACTAAAAAGCCGTCTGATAAACCAAATGGACAAATTACAACATGGGGCGGTAATAATGATAATTATCTTGTTAGTAATTATATCAATACAAAGGTTAATAAGTTTGGTATTTCATCGTGCATGGGGTGGGAAAAATCAAATGGAATAGATATAACAAAACCTACCAACAGAAAAAATTTTATGGGTTATTCGCGTCAATACATACTTAATAATTTAATGTATAATCTTTCAAATACATTTACAATACATTCGATGCTCAATATTTTTAACAACCGTATGGAATGGAATGATGGTGTAGATAAATATGCACATTTATATATGCCCAGTATAGGATATAGTTTACGTTTAAAAAAACTTGACCAAAAGTTTAATGTTAATTATTCGCACTGGGAAGCACAGTTGTCGTCTGAACTAAATCAATTGATACAACCCGAATTAAATAATAAGCTAATTATAAACGACCAACATGCTTTATTTTTTGGGGGTGATTTTAGATATATCATATTTCAACGCGAAAAAGTAACGAAAAATCATCAACAAATGGTTGGAGCTTATATAACCAGTGATTCAAAATATGGAAAAGCATGGTATTCTACCTTATCGGTTAGAATGGATTATCCCGAAGAATATAAAGCGGTATTTTCGCCCAAATGGTCGTTAATGTATCGTCCCGATTCATCTTTCTTTGCCATAAAAACATCGATTGGGCGTGGTTTTCGTTATCCAACCGTACAAGATAAATATGAGTTAGCATTTGGACATAGCGGTAGTGCCCTGCGTTTTGGGAATCCTGACTTAAAACCCGAATATAGTACCACATTGACTTTGGCCGGTGAGTTTATTCCTATTAAATACTTGAGTATTCAAGGCAAATATTACTACAATATGATACAAGATATGATTATACCTGTTTTACAAGGCAAATGGGATGTAGATACAACCAAATATGTATGGATGCGACAGAATATACAAAATACCGTCATTCATGGATACGAAATAAGTGGCATCTTTACGTTTAATAACGTTTCGTTTCAATTAGGATACAGCAATTCTATCTATTCTTTCAATCAAAATATACGTCAGTTGGCTTATATTCCCGGAAGCTCATTGAATTCAAAAATTACATTCGAACAAAAAATAAATGACCATTTAGTGGTTAATATAAATTTCTTGTACAAGCAAGTATGGGGTCGTAAGGCATGGAACTGGAAACCAGCAGCAGGAAGCTCATTCGACGACGCAAGCGGGTTACTTACCGAATTAAAAGATTATCAATTATTATCGGGTGGTGTTCGATTAAAATACAAACAAACCGTAGGCATTTTCTTAAACGTAGATAATATGTTGAAACAAGAACTCGAATTATTAGATGATGCACTTATGATTATTGAACCTAAAATATATTATAAAGCCGGTTTAAATTTTTATTTTTAA